A genome region from Streptomyces xanthophaeus includes the following:
- a CDS encoding peptidase inhibitor family I36 protein, with protein sequence MRTCRNTRATTTTTLAATVLALTALIPSTATTAHAAGPPTLGACATGQLCLWAKPEFKGARQTHELSNLDINSCTALPAGTSAQSLTNRTGRPVTTYQSAECAETGEFQTYPGDGVWLPQSPYQVRAFKVWER encoded by the coding sequence ATGCGTACGTGTCGAAACACCCGCGCCACCACCACGACCACCCTCGCCGCGACCGTCCTGGCCCTCACCGCCCTCATCCCGAGTACGGCCACCACGGCGCACGCCGCGGGCCCGCCGACCCTCGGGGCCTGCGCGACCGGGCAGCTGTGCCTGTGGGCGAAACCGGAGTTCAAGGGAGCACGGCAGACGCACGAGCTCAGCAACCTGGACATCAACAGCTGCACCGCGCTGCCGGCCGGGACCAGCGCCCAGTCGCTCACCAACCGCACCGGGCGCCCGGTGACCACCTACCAGTCGGCCGAGTGCGCGGAGACGGGCGAGTTCCAGACCTATCCGGGCGACGGGGTCTGGCTGCCCCAGTCGCCCTACCAGGTGCGGGCGTTCAAGGTGTGGGAGAGGTAG
- a CDS encoding potassium channel family protein, producing MKEPSRQLLWERRSQTPLLLLAVAFAVAYAVPIVAPDARAEVHRACTHVEWVVWGAFAVDYLVRLALTADRRHFVRTHWLDLAAVVLPLVQPLRLLRLVATLMLVGRRARMAPQIQLTTYVAGAVVGLLMFGSLAVLSVERDAPDGNIKNLGDAVWWSFTTMTTVGYGDHSPTTGLGRVLAVGLMLSGIALLGVVTANIAAWFISRFERDDRADMLQLAAIRELQDEVRALRGEVARLGGTTAPAASVVPAAAVAVGGTTTTTTDAAPADPPNAPAQREATSPTP from the coding sequence ATGAAGGAACCCTCCCGCCAGCTGCTGTGGGAGCGGCGGAGCCAGACCCCGCTGCTCCTGCTCGCCGTGGCTTTCGCCGTGGCGTACGCCGTGCCCATCGTCGCCCCCGACGCGCGCGCGGAGGTGCACCGGGCCTGCACGCACGTCGAATGGGTGGTGTGGGGGGCCTTCGCCGTCGACTACCTGGTCCGCCTCGCCCTCACGGCGGACCGCAGGCACTTCGTCCGGACCCACTGGCTGGACCTGGCCGCCGTGGTGCTGCCGCTCGTGCAGCCGCTGCGCCTGCTGCGGCTGGTCGCCACCTTGATGCTGGTGGGCCGGCGGGCCCGGATGGCTCCGCAGATCCAGCTGACGACGTATGTGGCCGGGGCCGTCGTGGGGCTGCTGATGTTCGGCTCGCTGGCGGTGCTCAGCGTGGAGCGGGACGCCCCCGACGGGAACATCAAGAACCTGGGCGACGCCGTGTGGTGGTCCTTCACCACGATGACGACGGTCGGGTACGGGGACCATTCGCCCACCACCGGTCTCGGCCGGGTCCTGGCCGTCGGTCTGATGCTGTCGGGGATCGCCCTGCTCGGTGTGGTGACCGCCAACATCGCCGCGTGGTTCATCTCCCGCTTCGAACGCGACGACCGGGCGGACATGCTCCAGCTGGCGGCCATCCGGGAACTGCAGGACGAGGTACGGGCGCTGCGCGGCGAGGTCGCCCGGCTGGGCGGCACCACGGCCCCGGCCGCGTCCGTGGTCCCGGCCGCAGCCGTGGCCGTGGGCGGGACCACGACCACGACCACGGACGCAGCTCCGGCCGACCCGCCGAACGCCCCGGCCCAGCGGGAAGCTACCTCTCCCACACCTTGA